A window of bacterium contains these coding sequences:
- a CDS encoding phosphoribosylaminoimidazolesuccinocarboxamide synthase, which produces MPGVLMKTDLKDIKFLRRGKVRDVYELDENLLIIATDRVSAFDVILPNGIPDKGKVLTQISVFWFNQVKDIIENHIVAAEVKDYPKVLHKYKDILEGRSMLVKKAKPLSVECIVRGYLSGSGWKEYKSKGTICGIKLREGHKESDKLDSPVFTPSTKADEGHDINISFDETKKIVGFNIAEQLKDISLKVYGKGRDLAEGKGIIIADTKMEFGIYNNKLILIDELLTPDSSRFWSTGDYKPGKGQDSFDKQIVRDYLLTLDWDQTPPGPELPVEIIRKTSDRYKEILNILTK; this is translated from the coding sequence GATGAAAATTTGCTGATCATCGCCACTGACAGGGTTTCCGCATTCGATGTGATTCTTCCAAACGGGATTCCGGATAAAGGAAAGGTTCTAACCCAAATTTCCGTTTTTTGGTTTAACCAGGTGAAAGATATAATAGAAAATCACATTGTTGCCGCAGAGGTCAAAGATTATCCAAAAGTTTTACACAAATATAAAGATATTCTTGAAGGAAGGAGCATGCTTGTTAAAAAAGCAAAACCTTTATCCGTGGAATGTATCGTCCGGGGCTACCTGTCCGGTTCTGGATGGAAAGAATATAAATCGAAAGGAACAATCTGCGGGATAAAACTCCGCGAGGGGCACAAGGAATCCGATAAACTTGATTCTCCTGTTTTTACACCCAGCACAAAGGCCGATGAAGGGCACGATATAAATATAAGTTTTGATGAAACAAAAAAAATTGTAGGTTTTAATATTGCGGAACAGCTTAAAGACATAAGTTTAAAAGTTTATGGAAAAGGACGCGATCTCGCGGAAGGAAAAGGAATTATTATCGCGGATACAAAAATGGAATTCGGAATATATAACAACAAATTAATCCTGATAGATGAACTTCTTACACCTGATTCATCGAGATTCTGGTCAACCGGAGATTACAAACCTGGTAAAGGGCAGGATAGTTTTGATAAACAAATTGTCCGGGATTATTTATTGACCCTGGATTGGGACCAAACACCCCCCGGCCCGGAACTCCCTGTTGAAATAATAAGAAAAACATCCGACAGGTATAAAGAAATATTGAATATACTTACAAAATAA